The window TGTTTCCTCATCATTTATATGCTATGATTACATTCGTCGTAGGGTATTTGACCCGGTTGATTATATTCCGTTTATAAACTTTATATCAATAGAGGATTCCAACGCATTTCttaatcaaataaatgattaaCTTTATTCGATATCATTGCGCCATCTATTTACTTGATTTGATacttttttctatttgaacTCAGTAGTGTTTACAACGGTGTCAATAGACGATATAGCTCACACGTGTATTtgaaaacgagaaaaaatcTTTCCTTTTTCCTGTTAATTTCACTAGACAGTGTTTTTTtgctgtgtgtgttgtgattaatttgttattttggCTACATTTTCGGAATATTCGGTAAGTTTTgagcgattttttttatcatttcataaatgatttcattttatcactctttttcattgttaccgataaaatatttaacattttattcttttttttgatactaCTGtcaaacaggaaaaaattttatccaaaTATGACCAAACTCAAGACGAAAGATTTGCGTGGCAAACGCAAagatgaattgatgaaacaattagatgaattgaaacaagAACTTTCAAATCTACGTGTGGCCAAAGTAACGGGTGGAACAGCATCGAAATTATCGAAAATTCGTGTATTCCGTAAAAACATTGCCCGTGTGTTGACCgtcatcaatcaaacacaaaAGGAAAATCTTCGTCGTGTATATCGTGGcaaaaaatacaaaccaTTAGATTTGCGCCCGAAATTAACACGTGCTAAACGTCGAGAATTGACACCAAACGAGAAAGCTATCAAAACGCGAAAACAAATGCGTCGTGAACGATTGTGGCCGCAAAGAAAATATGCTTTGAAAGTTtaatataatgaaataatttttttttggacaaacaagaaaagagtgaataaatttttttctcgtgtATTTTTTATTGGAATATCTTTGTTATAATGGGCTTTGatataaataatttgaaacggataaatcgagaaaaaaatcacattttCTTTTACATATAATTATTTCAACGGTAAATGAGCATTGACTATTGGATTGTGATCAACTACTGTTGCTGATGGTTCCTGACCGATCATTGTGGATGAATCTCGcgaaaattctttcattcgaattgttTTCGACAGAGGATGTTTAtttgccaatgatgatgatttagtcTGCATGCTGGTTGAAGGACTGAATTCCCATGATTGACGTTTTCGCTGTCGATCcgtttttgattcatcagtATGATCCATTTGTATTTCGGTAGTTTGTATATTCATACGATAAGTTTTCGTATTTAcaacacgatgatgattattattattgcgattatgttgattattgtgaTACCGATGcctatggtgatgatgatgatgatcgatacaATGACCAGTGGTGAGCAATGACCAGAATTGCATGAATATTAATCGAAAATAAAGGCGAAAATTTTTAGACATAAAACCATAGATTATTGGATTGATTACAGA of the Dermatophagoides farinae isolate YC_2012a chromosome 1, ASM2471394v1, whole genome shotgun sequence genome contains:
- the RpL35 gene encoding ribosomal protein L35 produces the protein MTKLKTKDLRGKRKDELMKQLDELKQELSNLRVAKVTGGTASKLSKIRVFRKNIARVLTVINQTQKENLRRVYRGKKYKPLDLRPKLTRAKRRELTPNEKAIKTRKQMRRERLWPQRKYALKV